A single window of Ovis canadensis isolate MfBH-ARS-UI-01 breed Bighorn chromosome 17, ARS-UI_OviCan_v2, whole genome shotgun sequence DNA harbors:
- the MGST2 gene encoding microsomal glutathione S-transferase 2 isoform X2, whose protein sequence is MAGWYFNQVFATCLGLVYIYSRHQYFWGYAEAAKKRITGFRLSLGVLALLTVLGAVGILNSFLDEYLDIDIAKKLRHF, encoded by the exons atggctggatggtatttcAACCAAG ttTTTGCTACTTGTCTGGGTCTGGTGTACATCTATTCCCGTCACCAGTATTTCTGGGGATATGCAGAAGCTGCTAAAAAAAG AATCACTGGTTTCCGGCTGAGTCTGGGGGTTTTGGCCTTGTTGACTGTCCTAGGTGCCGTGGGGATTTTGAACAGCTTTCTGGATGAATACCTGGACATCGATATTGCCAAGAAACTGAGGCACTTCTAA